A portion of the Punica granatum isolate Tunisia-2019 chromosome 7, ASM765513v2, whole genome shotgun sequence genome contains these proteins:
- the LOC116213283 gene encoding formin-like protein 20 isoform X3 — protein MALFRRFFYRKPPDRLLEISERVYVFDCCFSTEVLEEDEYKVYMGRIVTQLQDYFPEASFMVFNFREGEKRSQISDILSSYDMTVMDYPRQYEGCPLLPLEMIHHFLKSSESWLSLEGQQNVLLMHCERGGWPVLAFMLAGLLLYRKQYSGEQKTLEMVYKQAPRELLHLLSPLNPQPSQMRYLQYISRRNLSLEWPPSDTPLLLDCLNLRVLPLFEGGKGCRPVVRVYGQDPSTPANRSSKLLFSNSKMKKSVRHYAPEECLLVKIDIHCRVQGDVVLECIHMDEDLVREEIMFRIVFHTAFVRKNILMLSRDEVDVLWDAKDQFPRDFRAQTRSPKMGMRPRLLLLRSFSRSRRFSVVWWTLRKLRERSIAQCRTWPCQRMKRTIRKSGRRMRTLMHFSIVHRMMGVRNRK, from the exons ATGGCGCTGTTCAGACGCTTCTTCTATCGGAAGCCGCCCGACCGGCTTCTTGAGATCTCCGAGCGGGTCTACG TGTTTGATTGCTGCTTCTCGACTGAAGTCTTGGAAGAAGATGAGTACAAGGTCTACATGGGCAGGATCGTAACGCAGCTACAGGATTATTTTCCTGAGGCATCGTTCATGGTATTCAACTTCAGAGAAGGAGAGAAGCGGAGTCAAATATCGGATATCTTGTCTAGTTATGACATGACGGTTATGGACTATCCTCGGCAGTACGAGGGCTGTCCCTTGTTGCCATTAGAAATGATCCACCACTTCCTTAAATCGAGCGAAAGTTGGTTATCATTAGAAGGGCAGCAGAATGTTCTCTTGATGCACTGTGAAAGAGGAGGATGGCCTGTTCTTGCTTTCATGCTTGCTGGTCTCCTCTTATACCGGAAACAATACAGTGGAGAGCAGAAGACTCTTGAAATGGTCTACAAGCAGGCACCTCGGGAACTCCTTCATCTGTTGTCTCCTTTGAACCCGCAGCCTTCGCAGATGAGATATCTGCAGTACATATCGAGGAGGAATTTGAGTTTGGAGTGGCCTCCCTCAGACACGCCCTTACTCCTTGACTGTCTGAATCTGAGAGTTCTCCCCTTGTTTGAGGGAGGAAAAGGCTGTAGGCCTGTGGTTCGCGTTTATGGTCAAGACCCCTCAACACCGGCTAATAGAAGCTCTAAGCTCCTCTTTTCGAATTCAAAGATGAAAAAGAGTGTGCGCCACTATGCACCG GAAGAGTGCTTGCTGGTTAAGATAGATATCCACTGTCGAGTTCAGGGGGATGTTGTTCTCGAGTGCATCCACATGGACGAGGATTTAGTTCGGGAGGAGATCATGTTCAGGATAGTTTTCCACACGGCATTTGTTCGGAAAAATATCTTAATGCTCTCCCGGGACGAGGTTGATGTCCTATGGGATGCCAAGGACCAGTTTCCGAGAGATTTCAGGGCTCAG ACACGTTCACCGAAGATGGGAATGAGACCGAGGCTGCTTCTCCTGAGGAGTTTTTCGAGGTCGAGGAGATTTTCAGTAGTGTGGTGGACTCTCAGGAAGCTAAGGGAGAGATCGATAGCACAGTGCAGGACGTGGCCCTGCCAGAGGATGAAGAGGACCATAAGGAAATCTGGAAGGAGGATGCGGACCCTCATGCATTTCTCGATTGTGCATCGGATGATGGGAGTTCGAAACAGGAAGTGA
- the LOC116214653 gene encoding protein IMPAIRED IN BABA-INDUCED STERILITY 1, translated as MGCVTSKQAVSVTPAFDHSGLFRDGNVGPAGGCRNSSGRSRVGWTELEKKKAELAAVGRGSEVGACESGRSTSKEGDSVSFRLGNLQKYVEGEQVAAGWPAWLSAVAGEAIQGWVPLRADAFEKLEKIGQGTYSSVFRARDLETGRIVALKKVRFDNFEPESVRFMAREILILRRLDHPNIMKLEGLITSRLSCSIYLVFEYMEHDITGLLSCPDIKFSEAQIKCYMKQLLSGIEHCHSRGVMHRDIKGSNLLVNNEGILKVADFGLANFWVSSQRQPLTSRVVTLWYRPPELLLGSTDYGASVDLWSVGCVFAEILLGKPILQGRTEVEQLHKIFKLCGSPPDDYWKKSRLPHSTLFRPQQPYDSSLRETFRDLPPSAVDLIETLLSVEPHKRGTAASALASEYFKTKPYACDPSSLPIYPPSKEIDAKNREEAKRKKSNGSRFRGADATRKPSRKPLGTNKLAPSEDFPSQMKAAHKVYTNGAVHILKEGNANSGVEAPKPSFDLPDEASHAKNASQGDIPFSGPLEVSSSSGFAWAKRRKDSSSGRAHHSRSISRGHIFNVLENNSAAIQSRSNIDSKRHDNGSLLHEGRGHSRGGYDSYETMKHAMVHKQWGPFERPDSFDASDEYHSQELSLKLYLREEMSSKRSDLGYHSNAEKVEFSGPLLSQSHRVDELLERHERQIRQAVRKSWFQRAKKQGK; from the exons ATGGGGTGCGTGACCTCGAAGCAGGCGGTCTCCGTGACCCCGGCGTTCGACCACTCGGGCCTGTTCCGGGACGGCAATGTGGGCCCAGCAGGAGGGTGCAGGAACAGCTCGGGGCGGTCCCGGGTCGGATGGACCGAGCTGGAGAAGAAAAAGGCCGAGCTGGCTGCGGTGGGGCGGGGGAGCGAGGTGGGGGCATGCGAGTCGGGGAGGTCGACCTCCAAGGAGGGGGATTCTGTGAGCTTCCGGCTCGGGAACCTGCAGAAGTATGTGGAGGGCGAGCAGGTGGCTGCTGGGTGGCCCGCATGGCTGAGCGCCGTGGCCGGCGAGGCCATCCAGGGCTGGGTGCCTCTCAGGGCTGATGCCTTTGAGAAATTGGAAAAG ATTGGACAGGGCACATACAGCAGTGTTTTCCGAGCACGGGATCTTGAGACAGGAAGGATAGTTGCTCTAAAGAAGGTTCGGTTTGACAACTTCGAGCCTGAGAGTGTCAGGTTCATGGCGAGAGAGATACTGATTCTCCGCAGGCTGGACCACCCTAATATCATGAAACTGGAGGGCTTAATTACTTCAAGATTGTCATGTAGTATATACCTTGTGTTTGAGTATATGGAACATGATATCACTGGGCTGTTGTCTTGCCCCGACATCAAATTCAGTGAGGCACAg ATCAAGTGTTACATGAAGCAGTTGTTGTCTGGGATTGAGCACTGCCATTCACGAGGTGTGATGCACCGCGACATTAAAGGGTCAAACCTTCTCGTGAACAATGAGGGAATTCTGAAGGTTGCTGATTTCGGGTTAGCAAACTTCTGGGTTTCTTCTCAGAGGCAGCCCTTGACCAGTCGGGTTGTGACGTTATGGTACCGGCCTCCCGAGCTTCTGCTTGGATCAACAGATTATGGGGCTTCAGTTGATCTATGGAGTGTTGGGTGTGTTTTTGCTGAAATTCTTCTTGGGAAACCCATTCTTCAAGGAAGAACTGAG GTGGAACAGTTGCACAAGATCTTTAAGCTATGTGGCTCCCCGCCCGATGATTACTGGAAGAAATCGAGGCTTCCTCACTCGACTCTGTTCAGGCCTCAGCAACCTTATGACAGCTCCCTTCGGGAGACCTTCAGAGATTTGCCGCCTTCTGCTGTCGACCTGATTGAAACCTTGCTTTCGGTTGAACCTCACAAGCGCGGGACTGCTGCTTCGGCTCTCGCATCTGAG tatttcaaaacaaagccatACGCATGTGACCCATCGAGCTTGCCCATATACCCTCCTAGCAAAGAGATCGATGCGAAAAATCGCGAGGAGGCAAAGAG GAAAAAGAGTAATGGTAGTAGATTCCGTGGCGCTGACGCTACGAGAAAACCATCAAGGAAGCCGCTCGGGACCAATAAATTGGCGCCATCGGAG GATTTCCCGTCCCAAATGAAAGCTGCTCACAAGGTTTATACTAATGGAGCGGTACATATTCTCAAGGAAGGAAATGCTAATTCAGGTGTTGAGGCACCAAAGCCTTCCTTTGATCTGCCCGATGAGGCTTCTCATGCAAAGAACGCGTCTCAAGGGGACATCCCCTTCTCAGGGCCACTGGAAGTATCTTCCTCGAGCGGCTTCGCTTGGGCCAAGAGAAGGAAGGACAGCTCCTCTGGTAGGGCTCACCACTCTCGGTCCATTTCTCGGGGCCACATCTTCAATGTCTTGGAGAACAACTCTGCCGCTATTCAATCGAGGAGCAATATCGACTCCAAGCGACATGATAATGGGAGCTTATTGCACGAGGGGCGTGGCCACTCTAGAGGGGGTTACGATTCCTACGAGACCATGAAGCACGCGATGGTGCATAAACAGTGGGGCCCGTTTGAGCGACCTGACTCTTTCGATGCTTCCGATGAGTACCACTCGCAGGAGCTATCGCTGAAGCTCTACCTAAGGGAGGAAATGTCATCTAAGAGAAGCGATTTG GGTTATCATTCTAATGCAGAAAAAGTCGAATTTTCGGGGCCCCTTCTGTCGCAGTCGCATAGAGTCGATGAGCTCTTGGAGAGACACGAGCGTCAGATCCGACAAGCTGTGCGGAAGTCATGGTTCCAGAGAG CCAAGAAGCAAGGGAAGTAA
- the LOC116214021 gene encoding uncharacterized protein LOC116214021, which produces MSSNSQSSPRRSRGGNNGGEERPRYFDLKAKSKCWAKADVVPGRHPDRWRKDAAGNIVCKRFCNCQGCLCFEYDHIVPFSKGGESSADNCQILQTRVNRFKSDKEQVDKTQLKGYSCEIEFTDKELDIIEMAVYGDVIRPGNQCRCRTMAEMLGQYKSKDRVAACKLPYSNESL; this is translated from the exons ATGAGCTCCAACTCCCAGTCCTCACCGCGCCGTTCCCGCGGCGGCAACAACGGCGGAGAGGAGCGGCCGAGGTACTTCGATTTGAAGGCGAAGAGTAAGTGCTGGGCGAAGGCCGACGTCGTCCCGGGAAGGCACCCGGATAGGTGGCGCAAGGACGCGGCCGGGAACATCGTCTGCAAGCGGTTCTGCAACTGCCAGGGCTGCCTCTGCTTCGAGTACGACCACATCGTCCCCTTCTCCAAAG GCGGTGAGTCCAGTGCTGATAACTGTCAGATTCTTCAAACGAGGGTGAACAGGTTTAAGTCGGACAAGGAGCAGGTGGATAAAACTCAGCTCAAAGGATACTCATGTGAGATCGAGTTTACAG ATAAAGAGCTTGACATAATCGAGATGGCTGTTTATGGGGACGTGATCCGGCCAGGAAACCAGTGCCGCTGCAGGACTATGGCCGAAATGCTCGGTCAATACAAGTCAAAAGACCGTGTGGCTGCTTGCAAGCTCCCTTACTCCAACGAATCCTTGTAG
- the LOC116214020 gene encoding probable U3 small nucleolar RNA-associated protein 7: MLLPAEGKEEEMSEELEAKVKRYLRGEGANLEALQDKKLKTQLAIREDLYGKSAKAAAKAEKWLMPSEGGYLEAEGLEKTWRIKQESIAREVDILSARNQHDIILPDLGPYTLDFTSSGRYMAAAGRKGHLALVDMKNLGLIKEVQVRETVRDVVFLHNELFFAAAQKKYPYIYNRDGTELHCLKEHGAVRKLQFLKNHFLLASINKIGQLHYQDVTVGEMVANFRTNLGRSDAMRVNPFNGVVTLGHSSGTVTMWKPTSSAPLVKMLCHHGSISALAFHPNGHLMATSGKDRKIKLWDLRKFETLQTLPGHACSLDFSQKGLLACGNGSFVRVLGNFSDSQTYEKYMTHSIVKGYQINKVLFRPYEDVLGIGHSMGWSSILIPGSGEPNFDSWVANPFETSKQRREKEVKSLLDKLPPETIMLDPSKIGTYKPLTKKEKPTKQEREAKMEEVVAAVKDAPLKKKTKGRSKPSRRAKKKQESIAIAKRPFLEQQMKEDGALSRKKQKISEEVQLPASLQRFATKKKGT, from the exons atGTTGTTGCCAGCTGAAGGGAAAGAG GAGGAGATGTCGGAAGAGTTGGAAGCAAAAGTGAAGAGGTATTTGAGAGGTGAAGGTGCTAATTTGGAG GCTCTACAAGATAAGAAGTTGAAGACCCAGCTTGCTATCAGAGAAGATTTATATGGCAAATCTGCAAAAGCTGCCGCCAAGGCAGAGAAG TGGCTTATGCCAAGCGAAGGAGGTTATCTCGAGGCGGAAGGTTTAGAGAAAACATGGAGGATCAAGCAAGAATCTATTGCTCGCGAGGTAGATATATTGAGTGCAAGGAATCAACATGATATCATCCTTCCAG ATCTCGGTCCATACACTCTGGATTTCACTTCCAGTGGACGGTATATGGCAGCTGCTGGGCGCAAAGGCCACCTAGCTCTTGTCGACATGAAAAACTTGGGCCTTATCAAAGAAGTTCAG GTGAGAGAAACCGTGCGTGATGTTGTCTTCTTGCATAACGAGCTCTTCTTTGCTGCGGCACAGAAGAA GTATCCTTATATCTATAATAGGGATGGCACAGAGTTGCACTGCCTAAAG GAACATGGTGCAGTACGCaaacttcaatttttaaagaaCCATTTCCTCCTGGCATCAATAAACAAGATTGGGCAGCTACATTATCAGGATGTTACGGTTGGCGAGATGGTTGCTAATTTCCGAACAAATTTGGGCCGCTCTGATGCAATGCGGGTTAATCCATTCAATGGTGTTGTCACTTTAGGCCATTCAAGTGGGACGGTTACCATGTGGAAGCCCACAAGCTCCGCCCCTCTTGTCAAGATGCTCTGCCATCACGGGTCCATCTCAGCCCTGGCATTCCACCCAAATGGGCATCTGATGGCTACTTCAGGAAAGGATCGGAAAATCAAGCTATGGGATTTGAGGAAGTTTGAGACCCTTCAAACTCTCCCGGGACACGCATGCTCACTGGACTTCAGCCAGAAGGGTTTGCTCGCCTGTGGGAATGGGTCTTTTGTACGAGTATTGGGTAATTTCTCAGATTCACAGACCTATGAAAAGTACATGACCCATTCGATCGTGAAAGGTTACCAGATAAATAAGGTATTGTTTCGACCCTATGAAGATGTGTTGGGGATTGGGCACTCGATGGGTTGGTCTTCCATTCTTATCCCAGGATCAGGGGAACCCAACTTCGATTCTTGGGTTGCAAACCCATTCGAGACATCGaagcagaggagagagaaggaagTTAAGAGTCTTCTTGACAAGCTTCCTCCTGAGACCATCATGCTGGATCCATCAAAGATTGGTACGTATAAGCCTCTAACAAAGAAGGAGAAACCGACAAAGCAGGAGAGAGAAGCCAAGATGGAAGAGGTTGTAGCTGCAGTGAAGGATGCTCcgttgaagaagaagaccaAAGGGAGGAGCAAACCGAGCAGGAGAGCAAAGAAGAAGCAGGAGAGCATCGCGATAGCTAAGCGGCCTTTCTTGGAACAGCAGATGAAGGAGGACGGAGCCCTGTCCAGGAAGAAGCAGAAGATCAGCGAGGAAGTTCAACTCCCTGCCTCTTTGCAAAGGTTTGCGACTAAGAAGAAAGGGACGTGA
- the LOC116215496 gene encoding protein WEAK CHLOROPLAST MOVEMENT UNDER BLUE LIGHT 1-like — MGEIDTKPIESVQAALSLFGEKGDQKKYRTSSSEGESEKDELQVLQKELANYKVQLEAKDSAHMQVLLKLNQYEERTNELSLMLMKSELERDHHIEECREAGNRADELESKLKEMANHVSETEKIREQLSHVMNELKATQAELLDRESELASAREMELKALTQTEMMEMSAAMEREKMEELLKQAEELGEGILVLKAAAVEAEKEKSLILAEKDAEIEQATEASVQVLEQLEDMKKRVELMEELENQLQAKSAFIESLQRELQEANELLSSSEKAASETLVSLENLRADLGVKERNVSDLTVYIEVMEMERSRLKVELSNKNENINHLNGDIEVLVNHLEEAKAELAEIKEKESDAQVEIALLKAELHKARSRLAAAEAAEARANSMKSGLYLAVQQLAVEAGEAKKENQRLRVGADNIEDEAEAEDKGDFPFGGDPQIQTSSSNEGHHAKTKSNITILLEEYESLIRKTEMADQLSRAEDPNQHPISENKDEVEALKKELEAAMVKTGEFRTRAEQAMSRAESAEKAKWALEDQLRKWREQKQRRKMALAVLRDESQPPKFNPPPAYDETVSTRPPLGKFLNMKF, encoded by the exons ATGGGTGAAATCGATACCAAACCAATTGAGTCAGTCCAAGCTGCACTTTCCTTGTTTGGCGAGAAAGGAGATCAGAAGAAATACCGGACGAGCAGCAGTGAG GGAGAAAGCGAGAAGGATGAGCTTCAGGTGCTGCAGAAGGAGTTGGCCAACTACAAGGTGCAACTCGAAGCAAAGGACTCTGCTCACATGCAAGTCCTTTTGAAGCTAAATCAGTATGAGGAGCGAACAAATGAACTTTCCTTGATGCTGATGAAGTCTGAGCTCGAGAGGGATCACCACATCGAGGAGTGTAGAGAAGCTGGAAACCGTGCTGATGAGCTTGAGTCCAAATTGAAGGAGATGGCTAATCATGTGTCGGAAACAGAGAAAATCCGTGAGCAGCTCTCGCATGTTATGAACGAGCTGAAAGCTACACAAGCGGAGCTTCTTGACCGGGAGAGTGAACTTGCCAGTGCAAGAGAGATGGAACTTAAGGCTCTGACACAGACAGAAATGATGGAGATGTCCGCTGctatggagagagagaagatggaAGAGCTGTTAAAGCAAGCAGAGGAGCTCGGCGAAGGTATCCTTGTGTTGAAGGCAGCTGCAGTGGAGGCTGAGAAAGAGAAAAGTTTGATATTGGCGGAGAAGGATGCTGAGATTGAGCAAGCCACAGAGGCATCAGTTCAAGTGCTAGAGCAGTTAGAAGATATGAAGAAACGGGTTGAACTGATGGAAGAATTAGAGAACCAGCTCCAGGCCAAGTCGGCGTTCATCGAGTCATTGCAGAGAGAACTTCAGGAAGCAAACGAGCTGCTCAGCTCATCTGAAAAAGCCGCTTCTGAGACCCTGGTGAGTTTGGAAAATTTGAGGGCAGACTTGGGAGTTAAGGAAAGGAATGTCTCGGATTTAACTGTCTACATCGAAGTGATGGAAATGGAACGGAGCCGGTTAAAGGTAGAACTTAgcaacaaaaatgaaaatatcaaCCACTTGAACGGCGACATTGAAGTGCTTGTGAATCACTTGGAGGAAGCAAAAGCCGAGTTAGCTGAGATCAAGGAAAAGGAGAGCGATGCTCAAGTAGAAATAGCTTTGCTGAAGGCTGAGCTTCATAAGGCAAGATCGAGACTAGCAGCAGCTGAGGCAGCTGAAGCGAGGGCTAACAGCATGAAGTCGGGACTCTACCTTGCTGTTCAACAGCTCGCGGTTGAAGCGGGAGAGGCCAAGAAGGAGAACCAGAGGCTAAGAGTGGGAGCTGATAACATCGAGGATGAAGCTGAAGCTGAAGACAAAGGCGACTTCCCTTTCGGCGGCGACCCCCAGATCCAAACCTCATCTTCTAATGAAGGACACCACGCAAAAACCAAGTCTAATATAACAATCCTGTTGGAGGAATACGAATCTCTTATTCGGAAGACTGAGATGGCTGATCAGCTATCAAGAGCGGAAGATCCCAATCAACACCCTATATCTGAAAACAAGGACGAAGTCGAAGCACTGAAGAAAGAGCTCGAAGCAGCAATGGTGAAGACCGGGGAGTTTAGGACTCGGGCTGAGCAGGCAATGAGCAGGGCGGAGTCGGCGGAGAAAGCTAAGTGGGCTCTTGAAGATCAGCTGAGGAAATGGCGGGAGCAGAAGCAGAGAAGGAAGATGGCTTTAGCCGTCCTTCGGGACGAATCCCAACCCCCGAAGTTCAATCCTCCCCCTGCATACGATGAGACCGTATCGACACGTCCTCCACTCGGCAAGTTTCTTAACATGAAATTCTAG